Proteins encoded in a region of the Excalfactoria chinensis isolate bCotChi1 chromosome 16, bCotChi1.hap2, whole genome shotgun sequence genome:
- the SVOP gene encoding synaptic vesicle 2-related protein, whose amino-acid sequence MEDDLFQLRQLPVVKFRRTGESSRSEEDAISGEHEIQIEGVQTELEAIELEDGAAVPKEFANPTDDTFMVEDAVEAIGFGKFQWKLSVITGLAWMADAMEMMILSILAPQLHCEWRLPSWQVALLTSVVFVGMMSSSTLWGNISDQYGRKTGLKISVLWTLYYGILSGFAPIYSWILVLRGLVGFGIGGVPQSVTLYAEFLPMKARAKCILLIEVFWAIGTVFEVLLAVLVMPTLGWRWLLILSALPLLLFAVLCFWLPESARYDVLSGNQEKAIATLKRIATENGAPMPLGKLIISRQEDRGKMRDLFTPHFRWTTLLLWFIWFSNAFSYYGLVLLTTEFFQAEDVCSISSRRKEVKAKCSLTCEYLTEEDYTDLLWTTLSEFPGVLVTLWIIDRIGRKKTMALSFFVFSFCSLLLFLCVGRSVLTVLLFIARAFISGGFQAAYVYTPEVYPTATRALGLGTCSGMARVGALITPFIAQVMLESSVYLTLAVYSGCCLLAAVASFFLPIETKGRGLQESSHREWGQEMVGRGSHSPGVTRSNSGSQE is encoded by the exons gGTGGTCAAGTTTCGCCGCACTGGAGAAAGTTCAAGGTCAGAGGAGGATGCCATTTCAGGAGAGCATGAAATTCAGATTGAGGGTGTTCAGACAGAGCTAGAAGCTATCGAGTTGGAGGATGGAGCTGCAGTGCCAAAAGAATTTGCCAACCCCACTGATG ataCTTTCATGGTGGAAGATGCGGTGGAAGCCATTGGATTTGGGAAGTTCCAGTGGAAGCTCTCTGTTATTACAGGATTAGCATGG ATGGCAGATGCTATGGAAATGATGATTTTAAGTATCCTAGCTCCTCAGCTTCATTGTGAGTGGCGATTACCAAGCTGGCAGGTTGCATTGCTCACATCG GTAGTGTTTGTGGGAATGATGTCCAGCTCCACCCTCTGGGGAAACATTTCAGATCAATATGGGAGAAAAACA GGGTTAAAGATTAGTGTGTTATGGACTCTCTATTATGGGATCCTCAGTGGTTTTGCACCGATATACAGCTGGATCTTGGTGCTGAGGGGCCTGGTGGGCTTTGGGATTGGAGGAGTGCCTCAGTC GGTAACCTTATACGCTGAATTCCTTCCAATGAAAGCCagagcaaaatgcattttattgaTAGAG GTCTTTTGGGCTATTGGAACTGTGTTTGAGGTCCTCCTTGCAGTGCTGGTGATGCCCACTCTTGGCTGGCGGTGGCTTCTCATTCTTTCTGCCCTCCCGCTTTTGCTCTTCGCCGTCCTGTGTTTT TGGCTGCCAGAAAGTGCAAGGTATGATGTATTATCTGGAAATCAAGAAAAAGCAATTGCTACTTTAAAGCGGATAGCAACAGAAAACGGAGCTCCGATGCCTCtaggaaaattaattatttccagGCAG GAAGACCGAGGAAAAATGAGGGACCTTTTTACACCCCATTTTAGATGGACCACGTTGTTACTCTGGTTTATATG GTTTTCCAATGCTTTTTCATACTATGGGTTAGTTTTATTAACTACAGAGTTCTTCCAGGCAGAAGATGTCTGCAGCA TTTCcagtagaagaaaagaagttaaaGCAAAGTGCAGCCTGACCTGTGAGTATCTGACAGAGGAAGACTACACTGATCTGCTCTGGACAACCCTGTCAGAATTCCCAG GTGTGTTAGTAACACTGTGGATTATTGATCGGATAGGCCGCAAGAAAACCATGGCCCTGTCCTTTTTTGTCTTCTCAttttgcagcctgctgctgtttctctgtgttGGAAG AAGTGTTCTTACTGTGCTGCTCTTCATTGCAAGAGCTTTTATTTCAGGAGGATTTCAGGCTGCTTATGTTTACACTCCAGAG gTTTACCCAACAGCCACACGTGCTTTAGGCCTGGGAACATGCAGTGGAATGGCCAGAGTGGGAGCCCTCATAACACCATTCATTGCACAG GTGATGTTGGAATCTTCAGTCTATTTAACACTGGCAGTTTACAGTGGATGttgcctgctggctgctgtggctTCCTTCTTCTTGCCTATTGAAACAAAAGGTCGTGGCTTGCAGGAGTCCAGCCACAGAGAATGGGGACAGGAGATGGTTGGGAGAGGATCTCATTCCCCAGGAGTCACCAGGTCTAATTCTGGGTCACAGGAGTGA